TGATAAAATCTTCTGGTTGGGGACCGTCAAAGGTGGGTATGGGTGCGTCTCGATCTACTACAGAGAGTGCTGAAAAATCAAAAAACAGATCTAATGCTCCAGGAGTAGTCATGGAAAGAGTTCTCGCTCCTGGGGTCACGCCAATTAGAGATGCGGTTGAATCGAGATTGCGATATCCGTGAGTTCTATCGATTGGACCAAAAACTGTTGTTCCTTCAGGTACTACGATACCAAGTTCGCCTCGATCGCCTAAATTAAACTGGAATTCTCCGTCGGTTACGTGCCAAATTTCGTGCTCGAAGGGATGATAGTGAGGTGGCGGTCCACCATTAACGGGAAGAAAAAAATCAAAGAAGTTGAAATCAAAGTCTGTTTCTCTGGTAGTAGACAAAGATGTATATAAGTCACCAGAGGCATATACCGCAGGACGAGTAGAATCGTCTTGTTCGACTAAGGAGTAATCTTCGACTACTTCAGTTGGGATAGTTGTTCCTTCTACACCAACTGTGTTACCTATGCTATGAGTCATATTAATTTATCTTCTTAAACTTATAGAGTTAGTTGCAATTTTCAAGACAATGTATAGATGTAAAATTTTGAAAAAAGTTAATTTTTAAAATAACAAAGATTAGAGTACAAAGAATCGGGGTTTGAGTGGTCTAAATTAATATTCACCTAACGCAAAATAGAGGTTTCAGGCTTTGAGTGCGTAAGTCCCGATCTTATTTAATTACTAAGGTTATATTATATGCAGCATTTTGGGATTTCGTATAAGCACGACAAAAAAGGGCGTTGCTGAATTTGAGATAAAGATCGAGTTAATAATGCTAAGAAAGACCGTGTATAAAACAAGATCGACCGAGACTTTATACATCAAATCTTCAACGCCGCTAAATTTTCTTTAAGGCAGTTACACTAATGCGTATGACTTGACTTTTTCTAGCTCTTTAACAAAAGTCTCCATAAACAAATCGACCATTCCAGGATGTCTACCCGTAATCAAATTGCCGTCAATTACTAAGTCTTTTGTAGCGTCGCAGTCATAAACAATTTCGGCTCCTGCATTTTCTACATCGCAAATTATATTGTGAGCGCAGGTTACGCGACGATTTTGCAGTAGCTCGCGATCGGCGCAAAATAGCCACAAACTATGGCAGATAGCACCTATTTTTAAATTTTGATTGGCGATCGCCTGGCGAAGAAAAACTACGGCAGGAGCGTTATTTTTCTGACCTTTAGCAACCTTCACCTGATATCTCAAGCGATCCATAGCGTATGCACCGATGCAAATAATTCCCTGATAATCTTCTGGTTTGACATCTTCAATTTCAGTTGTAACGGTAACGTGTTCCTCGATGGTGTTATGTTCGGGATTTGAACCAAAACGAATTGACTTATTACCCCAAAGATGAGAAATATATTCCACCTCATAACCTTTACTGGGAAAATATTCATTAAAACGACGGTATTCGGTGCCATCAAAATGTTCTTCAATTAGTACGGCAATTTTTCCTTTAGAATTTGTTGTCACGATCTTCTCCTATTGACAAAATAATTGTTTGAGATATTGCTAAAAAAAAGCGAAATGGCTTGAAAGATACCTAAAGCATTTGAATGCCTCCGCTAACTGGCAAATAAGCTCCTGTAATAAAATTTGCTTCAGAAGAAGCTAACAGCAAAATAGCTTTAGCAATATCGTCGGGTTTGGCAAGCTTCCTGAGAGGTGTCATCTGCCGTGCGGTATCTTTGATAGCTTCGGGGATAGTAGAGGCTGTATCGGTCTGTGTCAGTCCAGGTGCGACGGCATTTACGCGAATGCCATGAGGACCAAGTTCTAGTGCCAGGCTTTTTACAAAAGCATCAATTCCCGACTTGGCAGTATTGTGAGCGATTAGACCTTCTTTAGGCAAGCGTGAAGCCGCACTACTAACGGCGATGATGCATCCTTTACCCCGCTCGATCATTGTTGGTGTAACTGCTTTACAGCAATTAAAAGCAGCTTTTATTTCCCCTACTAGCTTTGCTTCAAAGTCTGACCACTGGTAAGCTTCAAAACTAGCAGTAACAAACTTAATTGATGCGTTCAGCACAATAGTATCAATCGAACCAAATGTCTCAGATACTTGTCGAACCATTGCGGCAACTTGTGCTTCATCTTTAACATCAGCCTGAATGGTAAGACCCTTACCGCCTTCAGCTTGAATCTCTTTTAATACTGAGGCAGCAGCTTCCGAACTACTGTGATAGTTAATTGCTACGGCTGCACCTTGAGAAGCTAGTAACTTGGCTGTGGCTGCACCAATTCCCCTACTAGCTCCAGTTACCAAAACTACACGACCTGCCATCAATTTGTTATTTGGTTTAGCCAACTTATTGTCTGGTTTAACGAACATAGTTATTCAAATTATTTATTTGATGATGATTTTGTAGGAGAGCAAATTCGTACTTACTGTCTGTGCTATTTCTTACCTCTCCTTAATTGGCTATAGACTGGTGGTAGATTTCGTACATATGTCCATCTGGCGAAACTTGCTGGAATATTTGGGGTTCGAGCGATCGCATCTT
This region of Myxosarcina sp. GI1 genomic DNA includes:
- a CDS encoding DJ-1/PfpI family protein, producing the protein MTTNSKGKIAVLIEEHFDGTEYRRFNEYFPSKGYEVEYISHLWGNKSIRFGSNPEHNTIEEHVTVTTEIEDVKPEDYQGIICIGAYAMDRLRYQVKVAKGQKNNAPAVVFLRQAIANQNLKIGAICHSLWLFCADRELLQNRRVTCAHNIICDVENAGAEIVYDCDATKDLVIDGNLITGRHPGMVDLFMETFVKELEKVKSYALV
- a CDS encoding SDR family NAD(P)-dependent oxidoreductase; the encoded protein is MFVKPDNKLAKPNNKLMAGRVVLVTGASRGIGAATAKLLASQGAAVAINYHSSSEAAASVLKEIQAEGGKGLTIQADVKDEAQVAAMVRQVSETFGSIDTIVLNASIKFVTASFEAYQWSDFEAKLVGEIKAAFNCCKAVTPTMIERGKGCIIAVSSAASRLPKEGLIAHNTAKSGIDAFVKSLALELGPHGIRVNAVAPGLTQTDTASTIPEAIKDTARQMTPLRKLAKPDDIAKAILLLASSEANFITGAYLPVSGGIQML